The following is a genomic window from Mycobacterium parmense.
CCCAGTCCGGGATCGGCGGCCGCGGTGTCTAAGGCACACACGAATTTGACCCAGTTAACGAACCACACCCAGGTTGTGGCCGCTGGCTACCACACCGGCGAGACGATACCGGAGGCTCCGCCGGGGCCACCGCCAGCCCCAGCAATCGTGGAACCTGGTGCCGGACAAGGGGACACCCCGCCGTCTCCAACTCAGCAGGGAGCGGATCCAAAACCGACACGCGATCACCCGGGCACCACCCACGCCGGCGACGTCGACCCCGACACCGACCCCGCCGGCCTCGACGAGAGTCTCAATGCAGGCGATGGTGATCCCGCCGCTAACCCGCTAGCGCCTGCGGGAACGGGTGCGATGCCGGGAATGGCCTCATCTTTGCCGCCGATGTTGACCGGCCTGCTGGGCGCCGGGGTCGGGATGGCCACCCAGATACCGCAGAAATTAGGCCAAGAGCTGCAGGGATTGGCCCAGCAAGCCACCCAGAGCGTTGCAGGTTTGGCACAAGGAATGGCAGGCAAGAACGGGCTGGACGACGCGGCCAAAATTGAGCCAGCAGACTCCCTGGGCAGCGGTGCCGGCGGAGGCGGTGGTGACGACGGCGCTACCGCCCCGGCGGCCAGCGGCGGCGCAGATCTCAAGCCGGCGGCTTCAGCGATCTCCGGAATGAGTTCCCCCACCTCGCCCCCGTTGGCGGGGGCCAGCGCCACCCCGAGTCCCACCGCTGCCGCCGCTGAGAGCGGTATGGGCGGCTCCCCAATGTTCATGCCCCCGATGGGGGGCATGGGCGCTGGCGCCGGGGCGGCCAAGCGCAAGGTAAAGGACCCGGACAAGTCGATCGAGATGCCATCGCGCCCTAATTCCGAGCCGATCAAAGGCGAACGGGGAGACCCAATTCGGCACACGGCCACCGTTGACGCCGCTGCCTACCCCAAAGACGGGCCGAAGCGCACGGTGACCGTTCGGTCACGCAGCCGACGCGTCGACCGCGACCCGGGCAGCGGTGATGACCAGTGAGCGTGAATGGGTGCGTCGGCTATCAGTCCGATCAGAATCTGGTCGCTGAAGTGATGGCCCAGCTCGATTCGGTGTCGATGGCCCTGCCCGACCTGCAGGATGAAATTGCGTCCGACGACGATGGTGAGGCCCCGTGACGGTGTACGAGTATGACGGCTACCAGGCGGATAAGAATTTAACCGCCAGTGTCATAGCGCGCATGGAACGGGTGTCGACGATGCTTTCCAAGCTGCTCGAGGAGATGGATGGCATCGACCTGGAAGCCATCGGCGGCGATGGCGACGTCGTGTTGTCGGTGAACTCCCAAGGACAACTCACCTCGCTGTCGCTGGCGCAGGGCTGCACCACCCGCTACTCACACGGGGCTTTGGCCGAGCTGATCAACACCACGATCGACGAGGCAGTCAACGCCGCGGCCGAGGAAACAGCGAGCGTGGGAGGCGGCCAAGACCAGGAAGCGCTCGACGCTGCTGTGCAAGCGTTCATCAATCCCGAAAGTGAGATCTGGACTGCCACCTGAGCACCGGTTTCGTCTTGGATTCGCGTCCAACGGTAGCCCGATGTCGCCGCAGGACAGTACGCTGATTGCATGAATCCGCAGGCAGTTGGGCAGCCGAGCTACCCCGCTGCGACCGGCGGCCCGCCCACCTCCACGAGTACGGTCGGTGTGCCGACCGGTGCCGCGGTGTTGCCACCACCGCCCAGCTACGTGCCACCCCCACAAGCTCCTGCACCGCCACCGGTGTACCGCAGACGCGGGCCGGGCTGGCTGGCGGTATGGGTAATGCTGGCGCTCGCGCTGCTACTGGCGTTAAGCGCAACGGTGATGAGTGCGATGAAGTTGACCGCATCAAACCCGGCCGCGACAACCACCACGGTGATGGCGCCACCCCCACCGCCGGTGAGCTACAGCCCGGAGCAAGTGGCGGCGGCCAAGAAGGAAGCCTGCGACGCCAGCGATACGGCGGACAAATCGATAATTGCTGCTCAAAAGAACTTCTTCGACGCTGCGCGAGACCGGCAATCGCCTCAATACCATCCTGCACTGGGCAACTTCCAGCTTGTGGTGATACTGGAGACGCAGTACATCCAACAGCATCTTCCGCCGGCTACCCCGAAGAACGTGCTAGACGCGACCAATGAATATGTCACCGCAGTAATTCGGTTGGTCGACGCCAATACCCGCGAGCTGTCCGACCACGATGCCCAGCCGTTCGTGTTAGCGCTTAGAAGTGCGGGAGATCGACTCGACAAGGTGTGTGAGTGATGCGAACCGATGACATTCTGCAGGTCATTCCCGCTGCGGCGGAGTCGGCGAACATGCTGACCGGTTCGGCAACGGTCGAGTTTGCTACGACCGTGCCCGAGCACGCGGCCCATGGCGCGGCGGCCACGGCAGCCGGGGGGGCTCACGCGGCTTCAATGTGGGCGCCGAGCGTGGCAGCAAGCGCAGGTGTGAACCAGCAAGTCGCGGGAGCCGGTGCCGCGCTGGCGCCACGCGGTGGAAAGGTGGCTCAACGCAACGATCAATCGTTGACCGCAGACCTTCAGACCGACAACCAGAACGCTCAGGACCTGACACCGGTGGTGAGCATATGACCGCCACCCTGCACTCGCCCCAAGCGGGGACACCGCTCCCACCCGCTTTCCCGCCACGTCAGCTTCCGCCACCGGCGGGGCCCGGCCGCGGGGCGGTGGGGGGCACGGCGGCGGCGCTAGTCGTTGCGGTCGGAGCCGCCGTCCTTGCCGCAGTAGCGTGGATGACGCCATCCAAAGTTCCCGTCAGTACGGTGGTTGCGCCGTGGTCACCACCTGCCCCGAGTTCCGACCAGGTGGCAGCCGCACGCACAAAGGCATGCCAAGTGTGGGGGATTACCGCGACAGCAATGGACGCGGCCACGAACGCGGTGGCCCACGCTCCAGCCGACTGGAATGACCCTGGCACCCAAGAGGCCTTGGCCAACGAGGCGCGGGTAATCCTGGTGGAAAGCGCATACCTGCGCCGTGAACTGCCCGCCGATACACCGGCAACGATCCGCTCAGGGATCGACGACTACCTTGCGGCCAGCTCGGACATGGAAAACGCCACCACGCATCGCAAGGGCAGCTTGCGAAACGCCGCGATCGGTCGTGCAAACACCGCAGAAGACAAGGTAAACGCCGCTTGCCGGTAGTGTGAGGAAGAGGGAGCCGTGGCGGATGTGCCCGCAACCAGTATCGCTGGGAACATCATCATCACCCCGGATATGGTGCCGCCAGCAGCAGAGCCGTTGGAGACCCAAGCGGCGCACTACGCGGCGTTGGCGGAGAAAGTCGGTGAGCTGCAGCAGCAGCTCAAAGCCGCCAATGCGATGCGCGAAGAGGCCGCACAATCGCCCGGTTGGGAAGCTGGGCACGAAAAGAATCGCCAATTGGCCGCAGACTACGGCCGGATGGTCGAGATATACAACGCGGCGGCAGATTATTTCAACGGAGTCGCTGGCGTTTACCGCGACGCGCAAACCGCCCAACGGAACGTCTTGATGAAAGCCAATGCTGAACTGTCGCAGGCCAAGAACGCGATACAACAGCAGGAGATCGCGGCGCGCTGGCACACGCACGCCCGAGCCCTGACGACCAGCGCGGTAGGAGCCGCTACAGCCAAGGCCGGAGTTTTCGAGCACACTGCAGGCACCGATATCACGGCTCTTACCTCACGCCTAGGCGGTCCGGCACCTCAAGACCCCGTCTTGCCCCATAGCGGCGGAGGCGGAATAGCCGTACCCACAGGCAAAGAGGGCTCCGGACTAGGTGATGACAACGGCGACCCCGCGAACCCCAACGGCACTGGCAATCCGCAGGGAATAGGTAATGGGCACACGCCGCGCCACAGTGGTGCAGCGAAGGGCGAGGACGGCGAGCCGGCGACGACGGGACCAGGATCCACTCCTGCGGTGATGGGGAGCCCTTATCCGGGTGCCGGGCAGATGCCGATGCCGGGTGGTGGTGGCAGCGGGATTCAGTCTGTTGGTTTCCCGCCGGGGTTGACGTCGATGACGGGGGGACTTGGATCGATGCCCGGTGGGGGTGGCATGGGAGGCCTGGGCTCTGGTGGGGGCTTGGGCGGGCTGCCCGGCGGTATGGGGCAGCTGCCCGGTACTCAGGCTGCCGGGCTGGGGAACCTGCCCGCTAATGCCGCACCAGCAGCCGGGGCACCGGCACAGTTGGGACCGGCGTTCTCCCAAGGACTTTCAGCCGGATCGGCGTTGGGGTCGCTGCCGCCTGCGACCGGCACTGGAACGCCGGCCGCAGGGCAAGCAGCCGCAACTCCAGCGGCAGGGCTGACTTCGGGTGCGGGCGTTCCTTCGGCCGGGTTGACAGGAGCAGGTGCGACCCCTCCGGCAGTCAGCCCCGCAGCGCCGGGGCTTGCCACGTCTGGCGGGCCGACGAGTGCTGCACCGGCGGCGATGATGCTTCCGCCCCCGGGTATGGGCGCTCCCGCGGCCCCCGTAGCTGCGGGTGGCGCAAGTGCTGCAGCCCCCGTCGCCCCTGCTGGCAACACGGCCACACCGGGTGGCTCCGCGCCGACAACCGGGCCGGCAGCTGGATCGACGGTCGGATCGGGTGGGGCGGTGGTTGTGCCGGCAAGTGTTGTCAGCGCCGGAGCTGGCGCCCGCAACCGTGGACGACCGGAGTCAGCCGAACTGGCAACCGCAAAAGTGTTGGCGCGCAAGCTCCGTCGTGACAGCGACATTGTTAATTACGCGTGCATTGAGTGGGCCGTGGGCGTATTTCGCCGCGAGGCTGGCGGGGCCACCGAGTGC
Proteins encoded in this region:
- a CDS encoding PPE domain-containing protein; translated protein: MLQVDVAGLQSAVAGLVAAANSLARLGAQSPVHPPLATDETSTSVAARLSEHAAVMASRAADGSTVLAAGAKAITQSAVAYGQMDQANQAVVSLQGNPAPSTPGFTPAVTVNLVAPDVPIAPPGPRPAETTAAIMEAGQPAAGDAFVADCAALSEGFSAAARSARRGAATVSEHLKGEAGPRISAALNRYADWAQEMARHADTVGKLAGSHKNRFTQAKQATPTTTEFANRHRELHNAIALNSSYPSPGSAAAVSKAHTNLTQLTNHTQVVAAGYHTGETIPEAPPGPPPAPAIVEPGAGQGDTPPSPTQQGADPKPTRDHPGTTHAGDVDPDTDPAGLDESLNAGDGDPAANPLAPAGTGAMPGMASSLPPMLTGLLGAGVGMATQIPQKLGQELQGLAQQATQSVAGLAQGMAGKNGLDDAAKIEPADSLGSGAGGGGGDDGATAPAASGGADLKPAASAISGMSSPTSPPLAGASATPSPTAAAAESGMGGSPMFMPPMGGMGAGAGAAKRKVKDPDKSIEMPSRPNSEPIKGERGDPIRHTATVDAAAYPKDGPKRTVTVRSRSRRVDRDPGSGDDQ
- a CDS encoding YbaB/EbfC family nucleoid-associated protein, with translation MTVYEYDGYQADKNLTASVIARMERVSTMLSKLLEEMDGIDLEAIGGDGDVVLSVNSQGQLTSLSLAQGCTTRYSHGALAELINTTIDEAVNAAAEETASVGGGQDQEALDAAVQAFINPESEIWTAT